The following coding sequences are from one Pedosphaera parvula Ellin514 window:
- a CDS encoding ABC transporter ATP-binding protein, with protein sequence MAAETMIECEGLTKKFGSFTAVDHVSFKVGKGSIFGFLGPNGSGKSTVIRMLCGLLEPTEGRALIAGFDVARETDKIKSMIGYMSQKFSLYDELTVHENLMFYGRLYGLRGEALARRRDELVALTHIEPYMNRRAALLSGGWRQRLAMACSLLHQPTVLFLDEPTAGIDPVARRELWDLLFEFSSRGMTLFVTTHYMDEAERCTHVGYIHMSKLVVCGVPDELKHLPSVNPPGTKRWDVTCEHVTAAMQALRHMPGVRNTTVFGQSMHLLVDEQMSEETVRAQLAALGITKVDIHPIGPSLEDVFVALTANRNDGQTKEGKA encoded by the coding sequence ATGGCTGCGGAAACCATGATCGAATGTGAAGGGCTGACCAAAAAGTTCGGTTCGTTCACGGCTGTTGATCATGTCAGCTTCAAGGTGGGAAAGGGTTCCATCTTTGGTTTTTTGGGGCCGAATGGTTCCGGTAAATCCACCGTGATTCGCATGCTATGCGGGTTGTTGGAGCCGACGGAGGGCAGGGCATTAATTGCGGGCTTTGATGTGGCCAGGGAGACGGACAAAATCAAGAGCATGATTGGCTACATGTCACAGAAGTTCTCTTTATATGATGAGCTGACTGTTCACGAGAACCTGATGTTTTATGGCCGCCTTTATGGACTGCGCGGTGAAGCACTTGCGAGGCGCCGGGATGAGCTGGTGGCATTGACTCACATCGAGCCGTACATGAACCGCCGGGCAGCCTTGCTTTCCGGCGGTTGGCGGCAGAGATTGGCCATGGCTTGTTCCTTGTTGCATCAGCCAACGGTGTTATTTCTTGACGAGCCCACGGCGGGAATTGATCCGGTTGCGCGGCGGGAGTTGTGGGATTTGTTGTTTGAATTTTCGAGCCGGGGCATGACCTTGTTCGTGACGACGCACTACATGGATGAAGCAGAGCGCTGCACCCATGTGGGATATATTCACATGTCCAAGCTGGTCGTGTGCGGAGTCCCGGACGAGCTGAAGCATTTGCCGTCAGTCAATCCGCCGGGAACGAAACGCTGGGATGTGACCTGCGAACATGTGACGGCGGCCATGCAAGCCTTGCGCCATATGCCCGGCGTGCGGAATACGACCGTGTTTGGGCAATCGATGCATTTATTGGTGGATGAACAGATGTCAGAAGAAACCGTGCGTGCTCAACTGGCTGCTCTCGGCATCACTAAAGTGGACATCCATCCGATCGGGCCATCATTGGAGGATGTTTTCGTGGCACTGACGGCGAATCGTAACGATGGGCAAACGAAGGAAGGCAAAGCATGA